A segment of the Populus alba chromosome 9, ASM523922v2, whole genome shotgun sequence genome:
aactgaGTTCACAAGAAAAATCTGAATGCTCTAAAAACTTCCTCATTCAGGATGCCGAGAGAAAATAACTTTGCAACTAAAATGTTGGCAGTTTTAGAAATGGTTGAAAGCATTCAAATTCACCATCTTCAAAATGGCAAGTCGCCCCAGTATAAGAATATATCATAAAAGGcacaaaacacaaacaaatgtGAAAAACTAAAATGTACATATTTTTCAACAGCAAAAAATAGagaatcaattaaaaaggaCATAGCAAAGTTTATCGATAATAACAAGCATAAAGCATGACATACCAGCACATCTCTACAGAAAGCTAACAACCCAAAGCACTCCAAAAAACATTACTAAAAGGTCCATTGATGTATGGTTTAAAACAACTTACCAGTCAGCAATACTATGATATAATTATAAACCTCGGGAAGATTGGATTTATTTGCCAATTTTGCCAGCATCTGATCAGCTATTTCATGCAGACGTCTCCCTCTCACATCCTTGCTGGCACGGAAAATTCTCTTGACATATTCAAGTTCTCTGCAAAATGTTTCTGCAGTCCAATCTTTTGCAAAGTTCTGAAAAACCTCCTTCACAAAGCCAAACATCTCAGAAGGATGATCACAGGCAACGCAATGGAACTGCATCTCAGTAGTCCCTTGAGAACCACTGGCACTCCTTCCATTTCTAATGTAAGCTTCTCGTAATGCACAATCAGCGTGACACCAATGAAGGCAAACATCACACCCAACCCAACTACATGTATTAGATGCCATATCAAACTTCGAGCACACAAGACACATACACAAACTGCAAAAACCATTTTTCTTCGCACAAACTTTGCAATCACATTCATCCACAGGCAAAAGACTTTGACATGTCAGATTTCTGCACCTTAAGTTCAGGAAAATCTCAGCCAGATGAGAAGATGAAATGCCACTGTCTACTTGGAGATACTCTGGAAAACCTGTTCGCAAAGCTACCAAGACTTCCAGTTGAGCACGATGGGATTTCAACAGCATATCCAAGGTTACGTCAGACCTGTTTTGCAGCACGCTTTGAAGTGCACATATTTGCCCTTGCTTATCGGTATTTAACAGAATCTCACGGATGCTCTCCTTTAAACATGATGCAGATTGTGCTGTCATTTCATGGAATTTCTTGGCCATCACATGAATGGGCTCAGAAACTATTCTGCCAAGGATAGTCTCAACAAAATCAGCTCCGCCTATCAGAAATGGCTCTCGTTCCTTCTGGCTATTGCTCCTATATAGACTACTGCCATGTTTCTCTTTCATGGCCCGCTTCTTCTCAAAGCTATAATTCGAACCAATATCATGGGATCCCACGCTTTGAGAAGGGGATCTAGTGTCATCATGATTCCTTGCCTGCCCTCCTGACAACTGTCTATGGAAACTCAATTGTCTTTCAAGTTCATTGGGCATTTTTGAGCTTCCTTGCAAAGCTTGACCATTTGACAAACCCTGTACTGCTTGAGGCTGATGAAGAGAGCCATTTCCATTCAACAAAATTTTTTGATACAAGGGAACATCTTTATGCTTGGAGTCATTTTGAGTCTGACCCTGCCAATTCGTTTGATCAATACCCTGAAATAGGGGGCGGCTGTGAACAGATTGTTCATAGTTGTCCATGTCCACCGAATTCTGAGTTAGAGAACAGCTTGGATTATGAATAAATGACTGAGAACCTGAAAATGACATTGATGCGGTAAACCCGTCTGAATTTGTTCGAAATGAGCTGAAGGACTGAGCACTTCTCCCATGGCTTGGAGAACCAGGAGCCTGGGTCGTGTCTCCGGTTGCACCAATAGGCAACAAAACATTTGGTAAGCTGAGAGAAAGATCAAGCGGTTCCAACAGCAGCTTTTCATCTTTTGACTTACCACCACGCGATTGCTCTGATTTCTCAACTCGTCTAACAGGAGAGCTAGAAAACAATTCAAATCCCCTAGTACTAGGTCCTTCCATATCGTCTTCCCCACTCCTGAATATGGCAACGTTTCTCGATTCTCTTTCGACCCATGCACCATCTTCTGCAGAATCAACATCGATGGTTGGTGAAATAACCACACTTTTGCCCTTGTCCTTCAAGTTCTGGCTCAAAATCCCTGTCACTGCATTTATATTCACTTCAGCTCCTTCATTTTCCTTAACAATTTCCTTATTTGACTCTGGCACTTCAACCTCCTCTGCCTTCACCTCAAGATCGATACCCTTACCTTGTCTATTATCCTCCTCCGAGCACTGAGACTCCACGACAGCTATATTCTTACTTCCCTCCTCCTTGCACTCGACTTTTTCCTTCATACTCTGGCTGTCCTTGTTATCTTCACCAGCAACCGTATTCCCAACTTCATCCTCCGTGACACTAGCATTATCATTAGAACTCTCCTCAACATTTCGCATCTCATCAACTTCCTTCGCCACATCCTTCCCCTCGTGAACATTTACTTCATCGggccttttctcttcttcatttacTTGATCCTTAACTTCGGACTCAATATCAACCTTCCTATGGTCAGTATCTTCTATAACATCCTCTCGTCTTTCATAGGCATCATCATTCTCATTTTCCTTGGCAACTTTAGGAACTGAATCAGGTTCTGGCTCGAGCTCCCCTTCTTCCATTTCACTATTATTCCCACTCTCAACACTCTTCACCTCCATCTCAGCACTTTTAGCCTCCACCTCAGCACTTTTTGTCTCCGCTTCACTTTTCTTCCCCACTTCCACACTCTTCGATTGCTCACTCCCCGAATCCTTCGACCATGTGGGTGACGACCTCGACTTAGAATTTGAAGACTTCACTTTCCCCTCATCCCTCCCACAAACACTTCCTCGTACCACCCTAGTTTGATCACTCCCTGAATCCCTCGACCAAGAAGGTGACCTAACAACATCTCTCAACCCCTTAGGAGACGACCTAGAACTCCCCATCCTCTCCTCATTTCCACCTCTACTACTAACTCCTCTATTCTCCTCAAATTCCTTACCCCCAAACCTCCTCCACGACGAAACACTCCCTTCTCTCCTCGACCTTTCCCTCTCCGACCTAAACCCTTTCGGAAAATCCCTCCTCGACCCACAAAAGCTCTCCGATCGAAGAATAACCCTATCATTCCCACCACCACTACTGCCACCATACCCTTCTCTACTATTACCGCTACCTCCTCCATTGCCATACCTATCAAACCCTAACCCCATCCCTTTTCTTCGATCAAAGCTATCGAATTCATGATCTGATCGCTTCCTAACCATTCTGGTGCTCTCTctattatcatcatcaatagATCGGTCTCGATCATACCGGGTCGAGGATGATGACGTGGAAATCAACCCTTTGCGCGCATTATCGGATTTGTAATAGAAACTTCTAGACGGTCTACTTGGATTTGAATCCTTGACTGAGGTTTTCTCGTTATAAGAATCAAGATCATCACTTGATCTCAATCTCTTCATTTTGAAACTAACAAACAATTTCAcagaaatgatttaaaatagtaaaattaatagCTTGGAAACCCTAAATTTAGGGATCAGGCTTATAATAAATAGTTTACATGTTACAAAGCGAAAGCTACGGTTCATCTGTAAATTAGTTTCAGCtttaagaaaacagaaaactggCTAAggatttttaacatttaaaaaaagaagaagctgaaaCTGAAGATTAGAGGTGGTTGTGGATGGAGAGAGACTAATTACAGGTCGATCCGGCAGACGATAGAGAAAAGTGACCGGCGAGAGGGCAGAGATAAGAGGATGGCGCGGTGGGGTTGGAAGGTATGGGGTAGGAAGAGTGAACAAGGAAGGAGAGGTCAGATTTGGGAAAGCAAAGGGTGTTGTGGGTCTCtgttttgttgtctttcttaaATCTTATTTCAGTCAACGCAGTTAAACtgctgattgattttttttcaatttaatttggtGAGAGACATGGAGAGAGATCtggatgtgtttgtttttacgtaaaaaattgtttttgaatgtttaaaaaaaaaattattattattattttaatatatgatataaaacataattttttaaaaaatatatattattttaatatatttataaataaaatatactaaaaaaatcattattataattgtaaaCACTAATGTTCATTTGAAGCAGGCGCAATTAGATTATTAAAGTTtcgtaaaattttaattttttaattttaaattattttagtatatttttaaaattgttttaatatattaatgctagaagaaattttaaaaataaaataatatttttttaaaaaaaaaaactttgaaaacagcTACGTGCGCCGACTGTTTTGAATTTTCTGTACTTGTGTTTATTTAACCTCTTGGAAGAAAATTTctcttataaataattttttattgaattgttttttaaaaaaataaaggtgttTGACGAGGAGCTCGTTTTTCTCTGCTTctcttattatcatttttacaGGTGGTTCGGTTACAGTGGTTTTCTCTCTCTAGGCTATGAGTACGTCCACGGGAACAGGCAGAGATCTCGGAGGAGAAGCGAAGAGCTGGAGATTGGCCTCAAATCAGGAATCTGATGGGGTTTCTCTGTCTTGTTGGCAAAGTTTGGACCGGAAAATCTTTCAATGGAAAGGCACTTCTTTTCAAACCACGAAACGCTGGAAGCGGAATCCAGGCAAGTGAAATTGAGCGCCGCCTCTTCCTGTTGCCGTTTTTGCATTCACGGCAAAGTCGAGGGGTTTTGAAAGGATAGCCGTGGCACTTCGGAATCACCTTGTTCCTGCGGGAAATAGAAGGCACCACCCAGCACCGTCAAACCTTGAGGTGCCGTTACAGTGGAGGAGTCGGAGCACAATCTGGATTCCAGTAGCGTTTTGCAGTCAAATTCTACACCCTTTTAAAAACGTGGATTCCACGTAGTGGGGGAGTCTTTGAAAACAACGattaaaaaaggttaaaaaacgACGTGCACACTGGTGTTTCTCTCTACCGAGAAGGAAAAAACTATTGCAACTTGCAAGTCACAAAAAGAAGAGGTACTTGTTACGTGTCTTCGTGTAACTGGTGTAATGGCTCTTGCTTTCTGTCATGTCACTCCGAAAACAGGTATTATAAGGTTGTCCTATTGGCCGGCCAGCTATGGTACCTGTCTAGGTTTGCCCCTCGAGGCAAACCCAATCGCCCCCACCACTCAAAATCTACACCTTACACGTTATCAGTCAGTTACACGTGTTTCCTGCACACAGCGACTTTGTTTACATTCCTACTCGTGCACTGTCTTGAAAAGGCGAGAAGAATAAACAGCAGAGACGGTTTGACTCTTGCAGAGACTTTTGACGTCATATacaaaaacacatttaattaatattcatctCTTGACTCTTCAAGATTTTGgaaatttctcttctttattgtcTTATAATGCAAACGTTACATGAGTGGTTATTCTCGATTGATTAGGTGCCGTTTGATGTCCAGATAGTGATGAAATTTTGGTAGTGATTgttatttcaattgtttttatttaaaaaatatattaaaataataattttttattttttaaaaattattttttatattaatatatcaaaataacctaaaaaatatataaaaaaaattaacaacactattaaaaaaaaaattatttattatcatgATAACATGTGTTGTGCTTGAGGTGTGTTTtcttattgtgttttaaaagtgtttttgaaaaaaattaaattttttttatttttttttcaataatattttttaaatatttttaaatcagtttaatatgttggtatcaaaaatattttt
Coding sequences within it:
- the LOC118027717 gene encoding protein OBERON 4, with the protein product MKRLRSSDDLDSYNEKTSVKDSNPSRPSRSFYYKSDNARKGLISTSSSSTRYDRDRSIDDDNRESTRMVRKRSDHEFDSFDRRKGMGLGFDRYGNGGGSGNSREGYGGSSGGGNDRVILRSESFCGSRRDFPKGFRSERERSRREGSVSSWRRFGGKEFEENRGVSSRGGNEERMGSSRSSPKGLRDVVRSPSWSRDSGSDQTRVVRGSVCGRDEGKVKSSNSKSRSSPTWSKDSGSEQSKSVEVGKKSEAETKSAEVEAKSAEMEVKSVESGNNSEMEEGELEPEPDSVPKVAKENENDDAYERREDVIEDTDHRKVDIESEVKDQVNEEEKRPDEVNVHEGKDVAKEVDEMRNVEESSNDNASVTEDEVGNTVAGEDNKDSQSMKEKVECKEEGSKNIAVVESQCSEEDNRQGKGIDLEVKAEEVEVPESNKEIVKENEGAEVNINAVTGILSQNLKDKGKSVVISPTIDVDSAEDGAWVERESRNVAIFRSGEDDMEGPSTRGFELFSSSPVRRVEKSEQSRGGKSKDEKLLLEPLDLSLSLPNVLLPIGATGDTTQAPGSPSHGRSAQSFSSFRTNSDGFTASMSFSGSQSFIHNPSCSLTQNSVDMDNYEQSVHSRPLFQGIDQTNWQGQTQNDSKHKDVPLYQKILLNGNGSLHQPQAVQGLSNGQALQGSSKMPNELERQLSFHRQLSGGQARNHDDTRSPSQSVGSHDIGSNYSFEKKRAMKEKHGSSLYRSNSQKEREPFLIGGADFVETILGRIVSEPIHVMAKKFHEMTAQSASCLKESIREILLNTDKQGQICALQSVLQNRSDVTLDMLLKSHRAQLEVLVALRTGFPEYLQVDSGISSSHLAEIFLNLRCRNLTCQSLLPVDECDCKVCAKKNGFCSLCMCLVCSKFDMASNTCSWVGCDVCLHWCHADCALREAYIRNGRSASGSQGTTEMQFHCVACDHPSEMFGFVKEVFQNFAKDWTAETFCRELEYVKRIFRASKDVRGRRLHEIADQMLAKLANKSNLPEVYNYIIVLLTESDPSKFGNASGFFLKEQGNGSNGAVAGPSHDAAWFKSVYTEKNPQLERSTSLRPSFHSDLNDKCPVEPELLRSAQKEPLFDELESIVRIKQAEAKMFQARADDARREAEGLKRIAIAKSEKIKEEYTSRISKLRIVEVEEMRKQKFEEFQALERAHREYFSMKTRMEADIKDLLLKMEAAKRNITL